One Gossypium raimondii isolate GPD5lz chromosome 3, ASM2569854v1, whole genome shotgun sequence genomic window carries:
- the LOC105797064 gene encoding uncharacterized protein LOC105797064 — protein MNASGPARMLVCYVGHHHGRLLHCSPCLTLSNDCIFQDLIFYIPFGGKESIMNFRQNLMEAMGQNVHFVIDSWMEGDNLTASVIWHLEWKGKEIPHTTGCNFFECQQIDGKLIISKIIGVEELPVKPGDWVLKLLKATIVVFDKFPFPAERIVAYKVGGNT, from the exons ATGAATGCTTCTGGTCCTGCTCGAATGCTGGTCTGCTATGTTGGACATCACCATGGTCGACTGTTGCATTGCAGTCCATGCTTAACACTTTCAAATGATTGTATATTCCAAGACCTCATATTTTACATTCCCTTTGGTGGAAAAGAG AGTATCATGAACTTTCGGCAAAATCTAATGGAAGCAATGGGACAAAATGTTCATTTCGTGATTGATAGTTGGATGGAAGGCGACAATTTAACTGCAAGTGTAATTTGGCATCTTG AGTGGAAAGGCAAAGAGATACCACATACGACAGGTTGCAATTTCTTTGAATGTCAACAGATTGATGGAAAGCTTATTATCAG CAAAATCATAGGAGTGGAGGAGTTGCCAGTgaaacccggagattgggtgctg AAACTATTGAAAGCAACCATTGTTGTTTTTGACAAGTTCCCCTTTCCGGCTGAACGCAT AGTTGCTTACAAGGTCGGAGGGAACACATGA